A region from the Azospirillum fermentarium genome encodes:
- a CDS encoding SMP-30/gluconolactonase/LRE family protein: MSLYPPPPLVDAEVFARLPDHFRRAGRRSNWADVNKRGETLHSFLEGPAFDSAGNLWLVDIPWGRIFRLSPEREFTLMAEYDGEPNGLAFHPDGRLFIADYKNGIMAMDTATGRIEPVLERTHGERFKGVNDLVFSADGDLYFTDQGQTGLHDPTGRLFRLSGDGRLTCLFDTLPSPNGLVPNLGETAIYVAVTRANAIWRVPLAADGTTSKVGLFIQISGGLSGPDGLAMDAEGGLWVAHAGNGCVWGFDRLGVPKCRIMSPQGLFTTNIAFGGADGKTLFITESESGTILTATLPVAGKPLFGSAKI, translated from the coding sequence ATGAGCCTGTACCCACCCCCCCCGCTCGTGGATGCGGAGGTTTTCGCACGCCTGCCCGACCATTTCCGCCGCGCCGGGCGCCGCAGCAACTGGGCCGATGTGAACAAGCGGGGGGAGACGCTCCACTCCTTCCTGGAGGGGCCGGCCTTCGATTCCGCCGGCAATCTGTGGCTGGTCGATATTCCGTGGGGCCGCATCTTCCGTCTGTCGCCCGAGCGGGAATTCACCTTGATGGCGGAATACGACGGGGAACCGAACGGCCTGGCCTTCCATCCCGACGGGCGGCTGTTCATCGCCGACTATAAGAACGGCATCATGGCGATGGACACCGCAACCGGCCGAATCGAGCCGGTCCTGGAACGCACCCATGGCGAACGTTTCAAGGGTGTCAATGACCTTGTGTTTTCCGCCGATGGTGACCTCTATTTTACAGACCAGGGACAGACGGGGCTGCACGATCCCACAGGACGGCTGTTCCGCCTGTCCGGCGACGGGCGGCTCACCTGCCTGTTCGACACGCTGCCCAGCCCTAATGGGCTGGTGCCAAATCTTGGCGAAACAGCCATTTACGTGGCTGTAACCCGCGCGAATGCCATCTGGCGCGTGCCGCTGGCGGCCGACGGCACCACGTCGAAGGTGGGGCTGTTCATCCAGATTTCCGGTGGTTTGTCGGGGCCGGACGGGCTGGCCATGGATGCCGAGGGCGGGCTGTGGGTCGCCCATGCGGGGAACGGATGTGTCTGGGGCTTCGACCGATTGGGTGTGCCAAAATGTCGCATCATGTCACCGCAGGGGTTGTTTACGACCAACATCGCTTTCGGTGGGGCTGACGGGAAGACTCTCTTCATTACCGAATCCGAGAGTGGGACGATCTTGACTGCAACCCTGCCGGTGGCTGGTAAGCCATTGTTTGGCAGTGCAAAAATCTGA